The genome window TATTTCTGATATGAATCTGCCGGATTCCAGCGGATGGGAAACGGTAGCCAACTTAATCCATTCCCAATCATCAGCTCCCATCATTTTATTAACCGGTACATTTGATGAAGGATTGGAGCTAAAAGCAATCCAAAATGGGGTTGAAGCCTATCTTGACAAAGATAACCTTAGCCCGGAAATTGCCGTGCGAACCATTATTCACTGCATCGAGCGGCATACGCTGCGTAAAAAACTGGTGCAGAGTGAAAACCGGTTGCGGAAAATCATCAATCAAAATGGTGATGGCGTAGTGGTGCTGGATGAAAGTGGCGTTGTTATTTTTGCGAATCCAACGGCTGAAAAAATGTTTAAAGTATCCTGTGAAAAACTGATCGGCACACATTTGGGCATTCCGGTTTCCAAAGAAAATCTGACTGTTTTGAGTCTTTTGGATAAGGAATTTAAGGAAATTTCCGTAGAAGTGCAGATTACCATGATTGAGTGGGAAGAAAAACAAGCTTATCTGGCTACATTACGCGACATAACCCAACGAAAAGAAGTTGAACGATTGACCAAAGAAAAAGAAATGTTGGAAAATGTACGCTACCTTGCCGGGGCAATCGCTCACGAATTTGCCCAGCCGTTGCAAATTATTGGGCATGCGCTGGAATTGTATATGATGGAAAGCGGTTCATCCAAGCGGTTGGATATTTGTAAAAAGAATTTAAAACGAGCTGGTGACCTCGTACACCAGATTCAGAATATTGTAAGTCTGGAGACTCGTCCGTATCTCAATTCAAAAATTTTGGATATTGCTGCATCCAGCGCA of Calditrichia bacterium contains these proteins:
- a CDS encoding response regulator — translated: MESIDKNDLTTKVIKIFYIEDDETDDQLFRLMLSRSQIDIYDFEVVSARTFSDARKSISENTFDVIISDMNLPDSSGWETVANLIHSQSSAPIILLTGTFDEGLELKAIQNGVEAYLDKDNLSPEIAVRTIIHCIERHTLRKKLVQSENRLRKIINQNGDGVVVLDESGVVIFANPTAEKMFKVSCEKLIGTHLGIPVSKENLTVLSLLDKEFKEISVEVQITMIEWEEKQAYLATLRDITQRKEVERLTKEKEMLENVRYLAGAIAHEFAQPLQIIGHALELYMMESGSSKRLDICKKNLKRAGDLVHQIQNIVSLETRPYLNSKILDIAASSAVNTNRLKENGFAKFYPTEKKIEEKIES